A portion of the Candidatus Pristimantibacillus lignocellulolyticus genome contains these proteins:
- a CDS encoding ABC transporter ATP-binding protein, whose product MAGSAERIILSQPKVIVDKVRKVYQSSRGEVIALNDTNLTIHNNEFICVVGPSGCGKTTLLNILAGLDDPTSGEVRIDGKLVHGPSNERGVVFQQYALFPWLTVKQNVEFGLKLKKMGKGERKSIAEKYIETVGLKDFANAFPKELSGGMKQRVAIARAYAVNPKLLLLDEPFGALDAQTRTQLQVELLKTWEQEQKTCFFITHDVEEAVLLASRVVVMSARPGRIKTIIDIDLKHPRTQETRMSKEFNDIKNEIWSQVYEEYLEAKK is encoded by the coding sequence ATGGCAGGAAGTGCGGAGCGTATAATACTAAGTCAACCAAAGGTCATTGTCGATAAAGTAAGAAAGGTTTATCAATCTAGTCGTGGCGAGGTTATTGCGCTTAATGATACAAATCTTACGATTCATAACAATGAATTTATATGTGTGGTTGGCCCGTCCGGATGCGGAAAAACAACTTTACTTAATATATTGGCGGGGTTAGATGATCCAACTTCAGGGGAAGTCAGAATTGACGGTAAGTTAGTTCATGGACCTAGCAACGAACGCGGGGTCGTATTCCAGCAATATGCCCTTTTCCCATGGTTAACAGTGAAACAAAACGTTGAGTTTGGTTTGAAACTGAAAAAAATGGGTAAAGGCGAGCGTAAGTCGATTGCGGAGAAATATATAGAAACTGTAGGACTTAAAGATTTTGCAAATGCATTCCCAAAGGAATTGTCAGGTGGTATGAAGCAGCGTGTTGCTATTGCAAGAGCTTATGCGGTTAATCCAAAACTACTGTTGCTTGATGAGCCGTTTGGCGCATTGGATGCGCAGACGCGGACACAGCTCCAGGTTGAACTTCTCAAAACATGGGAGCAGGAGCAAAAAACATGCTTCTTCATTACTCATGATGTAGAGGAAGCAGTGCTGTTGGCAAGTAGGGTTGTCGTAATGAGCGCCCGACCAGGACGCATCAAAACGATTATTGATATTGATCTTAAGCATCCACGGACACAGGAAACACGCATGTCCAAGGAGTTTAACGATATAAAGAATGAAATTTGGAGCCAGGTGTATGAAGAGTATTTGGAAGCCAAAAAATAA
- a CDS encoding ABC transporter permease → MINKPTTKFGQLVDKIDGRVFLLISLMLGLLTWQLVSMTSAGAVFAGPVETFNAFIKELSNGKLLEHTYVSLYRVLGGFILALIIAIPVAFLMGWYKICRMIVEPWIQFLRTIPPIAYIPLVIVAQGVGESAKITVIFVASFLVMVVSIYQGVRNVDVTLIKASRVLGARDRDIFFRVIIPASFPFILVALRLGLSAALTTLIAAELTGAQVGLGQMIQEASLYFRMEIVILGIVVIGILGFILDKTLLYLERKLAGWQEVRSV, encoded by the coding sequence ATGATAAACAAACCGACAACTAAGTTCGGGCAACTAGTCGATAAGATTGATGGAAGGGTTTTCTTACTTATATCCCTTATGCTAGGGCTTTTAACTTGGCAACTCGTATCGATGACAAGTGCAGGTGCAGTATTTGCTGGGCCAGTTGAAACGTTTAATGCTTTTATTAAGGAGCTTTCCAATGGGAAATTGCTTGAGCACACGTACGTAAGCTTGTATCGTGTATTAGGAGGATTTATTTTAGCGTTAATTATAGCTATTCCGGTAGCATTCCTGATGGGTTGGTACAAAATATGCCGCATGATTGTAGAACCGTGGATTCAATTTTTGAGAACGATTCCACCAATCGCTTATATCCCTCTAGTAATAGTAGCTCAAGGCGTTGGCGAAAGCGCCAAAATAACTGTAATCTTTGTTGCATCGTTTCTAGTCATGGTCGTATCGATCTATCAAGGGGTTCGCAACGTTGACGTTACTTTGATTAAAGCGTCTCGTGTACTTGGAGCAAGGGATCGAGATATCTTTTTCAGAGTCATTATTCCAGCTTCATTTCCGTTTATTCTAGTTGCGTTGCGTCTAGGTCTTAGTGCAGCATTAACGACTCTTATCGCGGCAGAGCTTACTGGAGCTCAGGTTGGCCTTGGTCAAATGATTCAGGAAGCAAGCCTGTACTTTAGAATGGAAATCGTTATTTTAGGAATTGTCGTTATTGGAATACTTGGTTTTATTTTAGATAAAACACTACTTTATTTAGAAAGGAAGCTGGCAGGATGGCAGGAAGTGCGGAGCGTATAA
- a CDS encoding DUF262 domain-containing HNH endonuclease family protein produces MTSDLKIIPASHVFENINYLVPIYQRNYAWTETQIEQLIEDIESSIDDSNKNYFLGNLIVNQTDNNVYEVIDGQQRLTTLYLLEKYLGLAFAKEALRFEAREKSNRTLSYISDSSNPDLIEELSSPEILYGFQIVDNYFKNKNIDKSSFVQKLNRVFLIRVQVPQNIDLNHYFEIMNTRGEQLELHEIAKAKLLEVLENDHDKNIASLIWEKCSDMNSYVQMNFDVNVRRNIFTKNWSSLCQSIKGFDSIKREISIVDKSVDKKSLIDILRDNKMLNITITQSEDENERFESTISFPNFLLQVNAVMRKLGEEDASLDDKHFLNNLSWAWSTPEKAKDFLFHLLKCRVLFDKYVLKREFARDYKETGKWSLQRLEKYRDKKKNSDKPKYVGTFGDEGNDNKKLRTLQSCLRITYTSPKTMHWITVILSNLLENEGTDIIALLENYCHKKVVDSDYQNVSGFGVERIVFSYLDYLIYRDGYSYNEKEILSPLQDDWQFQFRSSIEHFQPQNPVEGERWKQDDLNGFGNLALITVSGNSKFSNLPPGGKINSYPSIINQSLKLKVMEKMTRLGDGKWTEEKSSIHKDEMFDILKNKG; encoded by the coding sequence ATGACTAGTGATTTAAAAATAATACCGGCATCACATGTTTTCGAAAACATCAATTATCTTGTGCCGATTTATCAACGTAATTATGCTTGGACTGAAACGCAAATAGAACAATTGATTGAGGATATTGAAAGCTCTATTGATGATTCTAATAAAAACTACTTCTTAGGGAATTTGATTGTCAATCAAACAGATAACAATGTTTACGAAGTGATTGATGGGCAGCAGCGATTAACAACTTTATATCTTCTTGAGAAGTATTTGGGGCTTGCATTTGCGAAAGAAGCATTGCGATTTGAGGCACGTGAAAAATCAAATCGTACCCTTTCTTATATCAGCGATAGCAGTAATCCAGATTTAATTGAAGAATTATCATCACCAGAAATCTTGTATGGTTTTCAAATCGTTGATAACTACTTCAAGAATAAAAATATCGATAAAAGTAGCTTTGTTCAAAAGTTGAATCGAGTTTTTCTTATTCGGGTCCAAGTCCCGCAGAACATTGATTTAAACCATTACTTTGAAATAATGAATACCCGTGGAGAGCAATTGGAACTTCATGAAATCGCTAAAGCTAAGTTGTTGGAAGTACTGGAAAATGATCATGACAAAAATATAGCATCGCTGATTTGGGAAAAATGTTCTGATATGAATTCGTATGTTCAGATGAATTTTGATGTGAATGTGCGAAGAAATATCTTTACTAAGAACTGGAGCAGTCTATGTCAATCAATTAAGGGCTTTGATTCGATAAAAAGAGAAATTTCGATAGTGGATAAATCAGTAGATAAAAAATCTTTGATTGATATCTTGAGAGATAATAAAATGCTTAATATAACAATCACACAATCGGAAGATGAGAATGAACGTTTTGAATCAACTATTTCATTTCCAAACTTCTTACTACAAGTCAATGCTGTCATGAGAAAACTCGGAGAAGAAGATGCAAGCCTTGATGACAAACACTTCCTTAATAATCTATCTTGGGCATGGTCAACACCCGAAAAAGCCAAGGATTTCTTGTTCCACCTATTGAAGTGTCGGGTGCTATTTGACAAGTATGTGTTAAAACGTGAGTTTGCTAGGGATTATAAAGAAACGGGTAAATGGTCCCTGCAACGTTTAGAAAAATATCGTGATAAAAAGAAAAATAGTGATAAACCTAAATACGTTGGTACATTTGGGGATGAAGGTAATGATAATAAGAAACTAAGAACGCTTCAATCTTGTTTACGTATTACTTATACATCACCTAAAACAATGCACTGGATTACGGTTATTTTATCTAACTTGTTAGAAAACGAAGGAACTGACATTATTGCCTTGTTAGAGAACTATTGTCATAAGAAGGTTGTTGATTCTGATTACCAAAACGTGAGTGGCTTTGGAGTTGAACGAATTGTATTTTCATATCTTGATTATTTAATTTATCGAGATGGTTATTCATATAATGAGAAGGAAATCCTATCACCACTTCAAGATGATTGGCAATTTCAATTTAGAAGCTCCATCGAGCATTTTCAACCGCAAAATCCGGTGGAAGGAGAACGTTGGAAACAAGACGACTTGAACGGATTCGGTAATTTAGCGTTGATAACAGTTTCAGGGAACTCTAAGTTTTCTAACTTGCCACCGGGTGGAAAAATCAATTCATATCCGAGTATCATCAATCAAAGTTTGAAATTGAAAGTCATGGAAAAAATGACAAGACTAGGTGATGGGAAGTGGACAGAAGAAAAGTCAAGTATTCATAAAGATGAAATGTTCGACATTTTGAAAAATAAAGGGTAG
- a CDS encoding NAD(P)H-dependent oxidoreductase: MSKLLIINAHPESDSKTSASLNVFNYFLKVYKEKHPSDEVIDQINLYDDEVPMLDKTVLSAWKKQTKGEQLTSQEKELTDRMNEILKQFKSANKYVIVYPLHNFNIPSKLKDYMDNIMIARETFKYTDTGSVGLLKDGRSIVAIQASGAIYTNNDWYTEVEYSHKYLKSMFNFFGIEDYEIVRIQGTSILDKDEVLQKGYKEAEESASKLALK; the protein is encoded by the coding sequence ATGAGTAAACTACTAATCATAAATGCACATCCAGAATCTGATTCTAAAACCTCAGCAAGTCTGAATGTATTTAATTATTTTTTGAAAGTATATAAAGAGAAGCACCCAAGTGATGAAGTTATTGATCAAATAAATCTATACGACGATGAAGTACCCATGTTAGATAAAACAGTCTTAAGTGCATGGAAGAAACAAACAAAAGGTGAACAATTAACGAGTCAAGAAAAAGAACTAACTGATCGCATGAATGAGATATTAAAGCAATTCAAAAGTGCTAATAAGTATGTAATTGTTTATCCTTTGCATAACTTTAATATTCCTTCAAAACTAAAGGATTATATGGATAATATTATGATTGCAAGGGAAACGTTTAAGTATACCGATACTGGTTCAGTCGGCCTTCTTAAAGATGGAAGAAGTATCGTTGCTATTCAAGCTAGTGGTGCAATTTACACCAATAATGACTGGTATACCGAAGTGGAATACTCACATAAGTATCTTAAGTCGATGTTTAATTTCTTTGGTATTGAGGATTATGAAATTGTTCGAATACAAGGGACTTCTATATTGGATAAAGACGAAGTATTACAAAAGGGATATAAAGAGGCGGAGGAATCCGCTTCTAAATTAGCATTGAAATAA
- a CDS encoding DUF4367 domain-containing protein — protein MTDMERNLRQNLQKEMDDMLFSTMDLSDSDKQKIRKQAATEQRSRRRFVLPKAWLGGAAALVAAVVIVTRLPMLQDPATVPTPTENSSVIVQPGNGGAAGSELSQLITTPFGTVEEAKAAFGSGVLVPQVAPEGFELAEIVGVGMKDQPLRDLNFTYSLGDKTVTFSASRMPTASPTDLFTQTKVGGADGIIFEQAEFTELFWVVDGIQYGVSGPISGDEAMKVAESVEP, from the coding sequence ATGACGGACATGGAGCGTAATTTACGTCAAAATTTGCAAAAGGAGATGGATGATATGTTGTTTTCTACAATGGATTTAAGCGATAGCGATAAACAGAAGATCAGGAAACAAGCCGCAACGGAGCAGAGAAGCCGCCGCCGATTCGTTCTTCCGAAAGCCTGGCTTGGAGGAGCGGCAGCTCTGGTCGCGGCAGTCGTCATAGTGACGCGATTGCCGATGCTGCAAGATCCCGCCACAGTCCCAACTCCAACGGAAAATTCGTCGGTAATCGTGCAGCCCGGAAACGGAGGAGCTGCAGGTTCGGAGTTGTCCCAATTGATTACAACTCCATTCGGAACGGTGGAGGAAGCGAAAGCAGCTTTCGGTTCCGGTGTGCTTGTTCCTCAAGTTGCCCCGGAAGGCTTCGAGCTAGCTGAGATCGTCGGCGTGGGAATGAAGGACCAACCACTCAGAGATTTAAACTTCACATACAGCTTAGGTGATAAGACGGTGACGTTCAGCGCGAGCCGCATGCCGACGGCGTCCCCGACGGACCTGTTCACACAGACCAAAGTGGGCGGTGCGGACGGTATTATTTTCGAGCAAGCCGAGTTCACGGAGCTGTTCTGGGTGGTTGACGGCATTCAGTATGGCGTGTCCGGTCCGATTTCGGGCGATGAAGCCATGAAGGTAGCCGAATCGGTTGAGCCTTAA
- a CDS encoding sigma-70 family RNA polymerase sigma factor has protein sequence MKLAGSNNKENFPKDPSQALEQLMESFGSTIMRTAYFYTGDRHFAEDISQEVFLRAYRNWNSFRGDSAVKTWLTTIAINVCRDKMGVRMFTEQPTDPSLMERERIFNVEEEALKRLQKSEILQHMLRLPLPYQEALYLYYYLDLNTREIAKATSSPEGTVRNRLHRAREALAREMRKEETTDDGHGA, from the coding sequence GTGAAGCTGGCCGGCTCGAATAACAAGGAAAATTTCCCTAAAGATCCCTCTCAAGCTCTAGAGCAGCTGATGGAAAGCTTTGGCTCCACGATCATGCGCACCGCTTATTTTTATACAGGAGATCGGCATTTTGCCGAGGATATCAGTCAGGAGGTATTTCTTCGCGCTTATCGCAACTGGAACTCGTTTCGTGGAGATAGCGCGGTTAAAACCTGGTTGACGACGATCGCTATCAACGTTTGCAGAGACAAGATGGGCGTGCGGATGTTTACGGAACAGCCGACCGATCCAAGCCTGATGGAGCGGGAACGGATATTCAACGTGGAAGAAGAAGCGCTTAAAAGATTGCAGAAAAGCGAGATTTTGCAGCATATGCTGCGTCTGCCTCTGCCGTATCAGGAGGCTTTGTATTTATATTATTATCTGGACTTAAACACTCGGGAAATTGCGAAAGCGACGTCGTCGCCCGAAGGTACCGTGAGAAACAGACTGCACCGGGCGCGCGAGGCGTTGGCTCGGGAAATGCGCAAGGAGGAGACAACTGATGACGGACATGGAGCGTAA
- a CDS encoding Rrf2 family transcriptional regulator, giving the protein MQYSVMVEYALHSLVYLIDIPEEESIGIKDLSEFQGLSETYLSKVLGKLSKAGIVSSTPGVKGGYKLAKSPEEISFWDVIEAVEGVKPIFQCKNILKTNLMYSDKDWSSCTCTSGNPTCTINITMLEAEEYMRKFLRNKTLAWLNKELAHTLPEKVQTDAREYFIRKNTN; this is encoded by the coding sequence ATGCAGTATAGTGTTATGGTTGAATATGCTTTGCATAGCCTAGTCTATTTAATAGACATACCTGAAGAGGAAAGCATTGGAATAAAAGACCTTTCAGAATTTCAAGGACTCTCAGAAACGTATCTTTCGAAAGTTCTAGGTAAATTGTCTAAGGCAGGTATTGTAAGTTCTACACCTGGGGTAAAGGGTGGTTATAAATTAGCTAAGTCTCCCGAAGAGATTTCTTTTTGGGATGTAATAGAAGCAGTTGAAGGAGTAAAACCAATTTTTCAATGTAAAAATATATTAAAAACTAATCTTATGTATTCAGATAAAGATTGGTCTTCCTGTACCTGTACTTCCGGCAATCCTACTTGTACGATTAATATAACGATGCTTGAAGCAGAAGAATATATGCGTAAGTTCCTTCGTAATAAAACACTTGCATGGTTAAATAAGGAACTCGCTCATACTTTACCTGAAAAGGTGCAAACAGATGCCCGAGAATACTTTATAAGAAAAAACACTAACTAA
- a CDS encoding DUF262 domain-containing protein has protein sequence MALLQDELKIKKIHELLKMKLALPSYQRPYSWSVKSTNTLFLDTFNAYQESVQEYRIGSVILHKDNGRYNVVDGQQRLTTLSILLYCLGYEDQGLLREKYSQLSNDAIVTNFSILSKRINELSEDVQSKYKEYLLEHCSAVQIVTDSEQEAFQFFDSQNSRGKELKPHDLLKSYHLREMNSEDENQKVKIINSWENINQDNLEDLFKSYLYPLTQWYKGKEGLGYSSSKIDSFKGIKGANIYNYAIYHKASNLYVEQFNTNGSNELLSSKLLNQFQLTQPLIAGKRFFNYTLNYGKLLEKIQKQINHFHDHDQIPSKRSGDIYIKQLYECSLLFFADRFGLESLTQSVMQQLYSWSYSLRLAMNAVYPQTINKYAKGLHERANFGIDMFSAISEMEDPEGLKLLALKQPDIDDNNQEKYKAVYELLCEWNGW, from the coding sequence ATGGCTCTACTTCAAGATGAATTAAAAATAAAAAAGATTCATGAATTACTTAAAATGAAGTTAGCCTTACCATCATATCAACGTCCATATAGTTGGAGTGTGAAATCTACAAATACGCTTTTTCTTGATACTTTTAACGCTTATCAAGAAAGTGTACAAGAATATAGGATTGGCTCTGTAATTTTACATAAGGACAATGGAAGATACAACGTTGTGGATGGCCAACAGCGACTTACAACCCTTTCGATTCTTCTATACTGTTTAGGTTATGAGGATCAGGGGCTGTTACGAGAAAAATATAGTCAACTATCTAATGATGCAATAGTGACTAATTTTAGTATTTTATCTAAGCGGATAAATGAACTTTCGGAAGATGTACAAAGCAAATACAAAGAATATCTACTCGAACATTGTAGTGCAGTTCAAATTGTCACAGATAGCGAGCAAGAAGCTTTTCAGTTCTTTGATTCACAAAATTCCCGTGGCAAAGAGTTAAAACCACATGATTTGTTGAAATCATACCATTTGCGAGAAATGAATAGTGAAGATGAGAACCAAAAAGTGAAAATCATAAATAGCTGGGAAAACATAAACCAAGATAATTTAGAAGATTTATTTAAAAGCTATTTGTACCCGCTGACTCAATGGTATAAGGGGAAAGAAGGATTAGGTTATTCTTCAAGTAAGATAGATTCATTCAAAGGAATTAAGGGAGCAAATATCTACAATTATGCAATTTACCATAAAGCAAGTAATCTATATGTAGAACAATTTAATACTAATGGTAGTAATGAATTGCTTTCCTCAAAATTATTAAATCAATTTCAATTGACACAACCCTTGATAGCTGGGAAACGATTCTTTAATTACACTCTTAATTACGGAAAATTATTAGAAAAAATACAAAAACAAATTAATCACTTTCATGACCATGATCAAATTCCAAGCAAGCGTTCTGGTGATATTTACATTAAGCAGTTGTATGAATGCTCGTTATTATTCTTTGCGGATAGGTTTGGTCTGGAGAGCTTAACCCAATCTGTGATGCAGCAACTTTATTCATGGAGTTATTCATTACGATTGGCAATGAATGCGGTGTATCCGCAGACTATCAATAAATATGCAAAAGGTCTGCATGAACGAGCAAACTTTGGGATTGATATGTTTTCGGCAATTAGCGAAATGGAGGATCCAGAAGGATTGAAGTTGCTTGCACTTAAACAGCCAGATATTGATGACAATAATCAAGAAAAATATAAAGCAGTGTATGAATTGCTTTGTGAATGGAATGGGTGGTAG